The Hordeum vulgare subsp. vulgare unplaced genomic scaffold, MorexV3_pseudomolecules_assembly, whole genome shotgun sequence genome has a window encoding:
- the LOC123421773 gene encoding photosystem II protein D1, with the protein MTAILERRESTSLWGRFCNWITSTENRLYIGWFGVLMIPTLLTATSVFIIAFIAAPPVDIDGIREPVSGSLLYGNNIISGAIIPTSAAIGLHFYPIWEAASVDEWLYNGGPYELIVLHFLLGVACYMGREWELSFRLGMRPWIAVAYSAPVAAATAVFLIYPIGQGSFSDGMPLGISGTFNFMIVFQAEHNILMHPFHMLGVAGVFGGSLFSAMHGSLVTSSLIRETTENESANEGYKFGQEEETYNIVAAHGYFGRLIFQYASFNNSRSLHFFLAAWPVVGIWFTALGISTMAFNLNGFNFNQSVVDSQGRVINTWADIINRANLGMEVMHERNAHNFPLDLAAVEVPAING; encoded by the coding sequence ATGACTGCAATTTTAGAGAGACGCGAAAGTACAAGCCTGTGGGGTCGCTTCTGCAACTGGATAACTAGCACTGAAAATCGTCTTTACATCGGATGGTTCGGTGTTTTGATGATCCCTACCTTATTGACCGCAACTTCTGTATTTATTATCGCCTTCATCGCTGCCCCTCCAGTAGATATTGATGGTATTCGCGAGCCTGTTTCTGGTTCTTTACTTTATGGAAACAATATTATCTCTGGTGCTATTATTCCTACTTCTGCGGCGATCGGATTGCACTTTTACCCAATTTGGGAAGCTGCATCTGTTGATGAGTGGTTATACAATGGTGGTCCTTATGAGCTAATTGTTCTACACTTCTTACTTGGTGTAGCTTGTTATATGGGTCGTGAGTGGGAACTTAGTTTCCGTCTGGGTATGCGTCCTTGGATTGCTGTTGCATATTCAGCTCCTGTTGCAGCTGCTACTGCTGTTTTCTTGATTTACCCTATTGGTCAAGGAAGCTTTTCTGATGGTATGCCTTTAGGAATCTCTGGTACTTTCAACTTTATGATTGTATTCCAGGCAGAGCACAACATCCTTATGCATCCATTCCACATGTTAGGTGTAGCTGGTGTATTCGGCGGTTCCCTATTCAGTGCTATGCATGGTTCCTTGGTAACCTCTAGTTTGATCAGGGAAACTACTGAAAATGAATCTGCTAATGAGGGTTACAAATTTGGTCAAGAGGAAGAGACTTATAATATTGTGGCTGCTCATGGTTATTTTGGCCGATTAATCTTCCAATATGCTAGTTTCAACAACTCTCGTTCTTTACACTTCTTCTTGGCTGCTTGGCCTGTAGTAGGAATCTGGTTCACTGCTTTAGGTATTAGTACTATGGCTTTCAACCTAAATGGTTTCAATTTCAACCAATCTGTAGTTGATAGTCAAGGTCGCGTTATTAATACTTGGGCTGATATCATCAACCGTGCTAACCTTGGTATGGAAGTAATGCACGAACGTAATGCTCACAACTTCCCTCTAGACTTAGCTGCTGTTGAAGTTCCAGCTATTAATGGATAA